Part of the Cohnella candidum genome, GTTTTTCAGCTTGAAGCCCATCGCGATGCCGGTCGCATGCAGGATCTGGGCGCCGATGATGATTTGCGGCATCAAAACGTTGACGCCTTCCGGGATCTGGCCGCCATGCTGGTGGCCGCGGGAATACAGGAAAGCCTGGTACAGCGGCAAGCCGTGCCATACGATCTGCGGCATGTCGCGGTAGCCGGGGCAGATGAAATCGTCTTTGTTCAGGGCGTATTCGCTGCCGACCATCGTCGCTTCCTGGCCGGAAACCGGCGCGTAGAAGCCCAGACGGCCTTGGCGGCCCAGGTTAATCGCCCGCTCGTCCCACGTGCGGGTAAATACCATGCGGTACATGATTTCCTTCAATTGATCGTCCGACAATTCCGGCATGTAGTCCGGATTGACGACTTCTCCCTCGGGAGACAATACCTGCAGCGGAGCGACGTCATTCGCGCGCACTTCGTGCGGCAAACCGCCGGTTTTCGCCTCCGGCGTTTCCAAAGATACTTTGCTCATTAAAGTCACCTCATCATAGATTGTGGAAGAGGAGTTTCTGTTATAGAATTATTATACTTCTGTATGAGTCGTTTGGTCAAAGAGAAATACAAGAAATCCTTATGTTTATCGGCATTTCGGCACTATGTTGTTTGTATAACAGGTCGTTTAAATCGGTGTAACACGTTGATACAATCCCCGGTCCAAATCCTTCATTGGTTTTCCCATGGCCGGGATTTCCCATACCTTACCTCAGGAGGAGATCTGCATGAGCGACTTTGCCGTCACCCGTCGAACCGTCGTCAAACATGTCGTTCCCAGCCGTTTCTTGCCGGAAGGCGAGCGAAGCCTTCGGATTTATCTGCCCCCGGGATACCAGGAGACGATCAGTTACCCGGTTATATACTGTCAAGACGGCGAGGATTTCTTTAATTTCGGCCGCATCGCGACCATCGGACAGGGCTTGATCCTCGAAGAAGATTGGGAACCCTTCGTCATCGTCGGCGTCGATGTCGATAAGAGGCTTCGCACATCGGAATACATGCCGGGCGGATCCCGTCACGAGGTATATACCCGTTTTTTCGCGGAAGAAATGGTGCCGGACGTCGAAAGGCATTTTTCCGTCCGCCGTACGCCTGATGATCGCCTTCTGGCGGGGGATTCGCTCGGAGCCGCCGTATGCCTCAGCCTGTCGCTGCAGCGCCGGGATCTGTTTAACCGAATCTTGTCTTTATCCGGCGCCTATTACGATCACTCGATGGAGCAGGCGAAAGCCGCCGGCGATCTATCCGGCTTGAACTTGTGGATGGCGGTCGGCCTGCAGGAAACCGCGTTCGAAACGGACCGCGGAACGTTCGACTTCGTCACGCTTAACCGCGAAATGCACCGCTTGCTTGTGTCCAAAGGCGCCCGCGTGGATTACGCCGAACGGGACGGCGAGCACAAATGGGGCTTCTGGCAGCAGCTGCTCCCCGAGGCCCTGGCGCCGTTCCTCGGCCCCGCCCGCCGATACTGAA contains:
- a CDS encoding alpha/beta hydrolase, yielding MSDFAVTRRTVVKHVVPSRFLPEGERSLRIYLPPGYQETISYPVIYCQDGEDFFNFGRIATIGQGLILEEDWEPFVIVGVDVDKRLRTSEYMPGGSRHEVYTRFFAEEMVPDVERHFSVRRTPDDRLLAGDSLGAAVCLSLSLQRRDLFNRILSLSGAYYDHSMEQAKAAGDLSGLNLWMAVGLQETAFETDRGTFDFVTLNREMHRLLVSKGARVDYAERDGEHKWGFWQQLLPEALAPFLGPARRY